The Streptomyces sp. HUAS MG91 sequence CACCTGTGGGCCGTCGTTCGGCTGACGCCCGGTGGCCGCTTCTCGCGCAGTTCCCCGCGCCCCTGAGGCATGCGCTGCGCGCAGCCTCCCCTGAGCGAGCGAAGCTCGCTCAGGGGCGCGGGGAACTGCGCGAGAAGGCTTGCTGGGGTGCGGGGAGTCGCGTGGCGCCGCCCGGGCCGCGGAGGGGGACCTCCTTGACCGCCAGCGCCGCGACCAGCGCAAGCGCCGAGACGATCGCAGCCAGCAAGAAGATCTGATGGGTGCCGGAGGCGACCGAGGACGCCGAAGTGCCCCGCGCCGTGGCCCGGTTGAAGAGCATGCCGAACACGGCGAGCCCCACCGAGGCCCCCAGCGTCCGGAACAGATTGGTGCCGGACGACGCGACGCCCAGGTCCCTCGGCTCCACACTGTTCTGCGCGATGGTCGTCGTCATCTGCGTGAAGAACCCCATGCCGATCCCGGTGACGACCATGTACACGGAAGCCGTGACGGCCGAGGTGCCCGTGCCCATGGTGGACAGCAGGGCGGTCCCGGCGACGAGGAAGACCCCGCCGAGCACCGGAAAGATCTTGTACCGCCCCGTCCGCGACATGACCCGCCCGCCGATCTGCGACACGATCACGACCGGCGCCATCAGCGGAACGAGCAGCAGCCCCGAGTCCGTCACGGACGTGTGCTGCACCGTCTGCTGGAACAGCGGCAGATAGAGCGAGGCGCCGAACATGACGACACCCAGGGCGAGCATCATCACCGAGGCCAGCCCGAAGTTGCGGTGCGCGAAGACCCGTAGCGGAAGCACCGGCTCGGACACCCGGCGCTGGACGGCGAGGAACGCGGCGAGACCGGCGACGGCGGCCACCAGCAGCCCGGCGACCTGCCAGGACCCCCACGCGTACCGCACGCCGCCCCAGGAGGTGGCGAGCACGACGGCGCTGATGGTCAGGGTCAGCAGGGCGATGCCGGCCCAGTCGATGCGGACCTTGGCGCGGTCGGCCGGACGGTCGGCGGGCAGCATCAGCGCGCACCAGGCGAACGCGATCAGCCCGAGCGGAAGGTTGATGTAGAAGGCCCAGCGCCAGCCCAGGTGCCCGGTGACGAGGCCGCCGACGAGCGGCCCGCCGATGGTGCCCAGCGCCATCACGGCGGCGGTCATCCCCTGATAGCGCCCGCGCTCGCGGGGCGGCACGAGGGACCCGATCAGCGCGAACGCGAGCCCGCCGAGCCCGCCGGCGCCCAGCCCCTGCACCACCCGGAACCCGATGAGCTGGCCCATGTCCTGGGCGGCGCCCGACAGCACGGACCCGGCGAGGAAGACGCCGATCGAGATCAGGAAGACGCGCTTGCGGCTGTAGAGGTCGCCGAGCTTGCCCCAGACCGGGGTGGAGACGGCGGTGGTCAGGGTGTAGGCGATCACGACCCACGACAGATGGGCCGCGCCGCCGAGGTCCCGGACGATCGTCGGCATCGAGGTGCCGACGATGTTGTTGTCGAGCATCGACAGGAGCATCGCGAGCATCACGCCGAGCATCGCCCAGCGCACAGAGAGGGAATCAGGCATGCCATCGAGAAAAGCACACTCGTTAAATAAGTGCAACGGATCAACTTTTTGAACGGGGCAACCCAAGAGGGGTAGAGTGTGACCATGACCGTCGAACCCCTGGGCCGCCGCGAACGCAAGAAGGCCGCCACCCGCCAGGCCCTCGCCGACGCCGCGCTGCGGCTCTTCCTGGAGCACGGGTACGACCAGGTCGGGATCCGCGACATCGCCGAGGCCGCCGACGTCTCCACGACCACCCTGTTCAAGCACTTCTCCGGCAAGGAAGCCCTCGTCTTCGACCTCGACGAGGGCCAGGAGGAGGACCTCGTCGCGGCGGTCCGGGACCGGCCCGAGGGCCGTACGATCCTTCGGTCGCTGCGCGAACTCGCGCACCGCTACCAGGAGTTGGACCCCTCCGACGCGGAGGGCGCGCGCTTCCGCGAGCTGATCGACGGCACCCGGGCGCTGCGCGAGTACGCCGAGCGGATGTGGCTGCGCCACCGCACCGCGCTGGCCCGAGCCATCGCCGAGGACACCGGCGCCCCCGAGGGCGATCCGGCGAGCGAGGCGCTGGCCGCGTTCGCGCTCCAGGCGATCCGCGTCGGCGACAGCCCCGAGGGTGTCGACATCGCCTTCGACATCCTGGAGCGCGGCTGGGACGCCACCCGCTCCCAGTGACACAGCGCACTTCTGCGCACCGTTCGCGCATGTTCTCGACGCCCCCGGGCAGGGGCCATCGACGTCACCCCTGAACCGGCCGACCGGCCGTTCGCGGTGCACGGGGGCAGCTCATGAACGGAAGGCGAAGCAGGACGTGTCAGCACAACAGACCATCCATGTCGGCGGCGAGTGGCGCGGTGCCGCCTCAGGGGCGACCCGCGAGATCATCGACCCGGCGGACGCCACGCCGTTCGCGGTGATCGCCGAGGGCGGCGCCGAGGACGCGGACGCCGCGATCGCCGCCGCCCGCCGCGCCTTCGACGAGGGCCCGTGGCCGCACACGCCCGTCGCCGAGCGCGCCGCGCTGCTGCGCCGGGTCGCCGACCTCCTCGTACGGGACCGGGAGAAGATCGGCCTCCTGGAGAGCCGGGACGCCGGGAAGACCGTCGAGGAGGGCCGCGTCGACGTCGACTGCGTCGCCGACGCCTTCCGCTACTTCGCCGACCTCGTCGTCGGCGAGGGCGCCGGACGCGTCGTCGACGCGGGCTCCGACGACATCCACAGCGTCGTCGTGCACGAGCCCGTCGGCGTCTGCTCGATGATCACGCCCTGGAACTACCCGCTGCTCCAGGCCAGTTGGAAGATCGCCCCGGCGCTCGCCGCGGGCAACACCTTCGTGATCAAGCCGAGCGAGATCACCCCGCTGACCACGGTCGTGCTCGTCGAGCTGCTGGCGGAGGCCGGACTCCCCGACGGCGTCGCCAACCTCGTCACCGGCCCCGGCGCCACCGTCGGCGCCCGCCTCGCCGACCACCCCGACGTCGACCTCGTCTCCTTCACCGGCGGCCTGGTCAGCGGCACCAAGGTGGCGCAGGCCGCCGCCGCGTCCGTGAAGAAGGTCGCCCTCGAACTCGGCGGCAAGAACCCGAACGTGGTCTTCGCCGACGCCTGCGAGACCGAGGACGGTTTCGACACGGCCGTCGACCAGGCGCTCAACGCCGCTTTCATCCACAGCGGGCAGGTCTGCTCCGCCGGTTCGCGGCTCATCATCGAGGAGTCGGTGCGCGAGCGCTTCGTCGCCGAACTCGCCCGCCGCGCCGAGAAGATCCGGCTCGGCCGCGGCACCGAGAAGGACGTCGAGTGCGGGCCGCTCGTCAGCGAGCAGCAGCGCGACAAGACCGAGTCCTTCGTCGCCTCCGCCCTCGCCGAGGGCGCCGTGCCCCGGTGCGGCGGCAAGCGCCCCGAGCCCAGCGACGTACGCCCGGCCACCGGCTACTTCTACGAGCCGACCGTCCTCGACCAGTGCCACCGCGAGATGCGCGTCGTGCGCGAGGAGACCTTCGGGCCGATCCTCACCGTCGAGACGTTCCGCACCGAGGACGAGGCCGTCGCGCTCGCCAACGACACCGAGTACGGGCTCGCGGGCGCCGTCTGGACCGCCGACGCGGGGCGCGCACGGCGCGTCGCCGGGCGGCTGCGGCACGGCACCGTCTGGATCAACGACTTCCACCCCTACCTGCCGCAGGCCGAATGGGGCGGCTTCGGGAAGAGCGGCGTCGGCCGCGAACTGGGCCCCGCCGGTCTCGCCGAGTACCGCGAGACCAAGCACATCTACCAGAACCTGGCACCGCGGCCGGTGCGCTGGTTCGCGGGCTGAGCTTTCCCGGTCGGCGGTCGGGTGCCGGCCGGTGGGGCTTCTCGCGCAGTTCCCCGCGCCCCTGAGGCGAGCTCCGCTCGCCCAGGGGAAGGCGGCGCGAAGCGCCTGCCTTCAGGGGCGCGGGGAACCGCGCGACCAGCCCCCACCGGCCCGCGGCCGCCCCACCACCGAACCCCCCTCACCATCACGCGCAGTACCTTGCAACCCAACGGAGTTGACGCATGCCGGAGAACCCCGAACAGCCCCAGCACATGTACGACTACGTCATCGTCGGCGGCGGCACCGCCGGATCAGTGATCGCCTCCCGCCTCACCGAGGACCCCGGCGTCACCGTCGCCGTCATCGAGGGCGGCCCCAGCGACATCGGCCGCGACGACGTGCTGACCCTGCGCCGCTGGCTCGGCCTGCTCGGCGGCGACCTCGACTACGGCTACACCACCACCGAGCAGCCGCGCGGCAACTCGCACATCCTGCACAGCCGCGCCAAGGTGCTCGGCGGCTGCTCGTCGCACAACACCCTCATCTCGTTCAAGCCGCTGCCCGGCGACTGGGACGAGTGGGCCGCGGCCGGCGCCACCGGCTGGGACCACAAGGCGATGGACCCCTACTTCGGCAAGCTCCGCAACAACATCGTCGCGGTCGGCGAGCTGGACCGGAACGCCATCGCCCGCGACTTCGTCGAGGCCGCGCAGGCGGCGACCGGCGTACCCCGCGTCGACGGCTTCAACAAGGCGCCGTTCAAGGACGGCGTCGGCTTCTTCGACCTCGCCTACCACCCCGAGAACAACAAGCGCTCGTCCGCCTCGGTGGCGTACCTGCACCCGCACATGGAGGCCGGCGACCGCCCCAACCTGACGCTCCTGCTGGAGACGTGGGCGCACAAGCTGGAGTTCGTCGACGGCACCCGGGCGAGCGGGGTGCGCGTGCGCACCAAGGACGGCGAGGAGAAGCTGATCACCGCGCGGCGCGAGGTCGTCGTCTGCGCCGGTGCCGTCGACACGCCCCGCCTGCTCCTGCACTCCGGCATCGGCCCCAAGGCCGACCTGGAGAAGCTCGGCATCCCCGTCGTGCACGACCTGCCGGGCGTCGGCGAGAACCTGCTCGACCACCCCGAGTCGGTCATCGTCTGGGAGACCGACGGGCCGATCCCCGACAACAGCGCCATGGACAGCGACGCGGGCCTGTTCATTCAGCGCGACCCCGAGGCCGCCGGGCCGGACCTGATGTTCCACTTCTACCAAATTCCGTTCACGGACAACCCCGAGCGGCTCGGCTACGAGAAGCCCGAGCACGGGGTGTCCATGACGCCGAACATCCCCAAGCCCAAGAGCCGCGGCCGCCTGTACCTGACCAGCGCGGACCCCGAGGCCAAGCCCGCCCTCGACTTCCGGTACTTCACCGACGAGGACGACTACGACGGGCGGACCCTCGTCGACGGCATCCGCATCGCCCGCGAGATCGCGAAGACGCAGCCGCTCGCCGGCTGGCTCAAGCGCGAGGTGTGCCCCGGCCCCGACGTCACGAGCGACGAGGAGCTGAGCGAGTACGCCCGTAAGGTCGCCCACACCGTCTACCACCCCGCGGGCACTTGCCGAATAGGGTCCGCTGACGATGAACTCGCCGTGGTCGACCCCGAGTTGAGGATCCGCGGGCTGCGGTCCATCCGTATTGCCGACGCGTCCGTCTTCCCGACGATGCCCGCGGTGAACCCGATGATCGGGGTGCTCATGGTCGGGGAGAAGTGCGCCGAGCTGATAGGTGGTGATGCGTGATGAGTACAGCCACTGATCCGCGTACGGAGACGGGCACCGAGACCGTCTTCTCCGTCCGCAACCTGTGGAAGGTCTTCGGCCCGAAGGCCGAACGCGTGCCGCAGCAGCAGGAGTTGGCGGACCTCGACGCCGCCGGGCTGCGCGCGAGGACCGGCTGCACCGCCGCCGTCCGCGACGTGTCCTTCGACGTCCGGCGCGGCGAGGTCTTCGTCGTCATGGGCCTGTCCGGCTCCGGCAAGTCCACGCTGGTGCGCTGCCTGACCCGGCTCATCGAACCCACCTCGGGCGAGCTGTCCATCCACGGCGAGGACGTCCTCGCCATGGACAAGTCCCGGCTGCGCGCGCTGCGCAGGCGCCGCGCCGCCATGGTCTTCCAGCACTTCGGGCTGCTGCCGCACCGCACCGTCCTCGACAACGTCGCCTACGGCCTGGAGATCCAGGGCGTCGGCCGCGCCGAGCGACGCGCCAGAGCCGCCGAGGTCGTCGCCAAGGTCGGCCTGGAGGGCCTGGAGGACCGCCGCCCCGGCCAGCTCTCCGGCGGCCAGCAGCAGCGCGTCGGCCTGGCCCGCGCGCTCGCCGTCGACCCCGAGGTCCTGCTCTTCGACGAGCCGTTCAGCGCCCTCGACCCGCTGATCCGCCGCGACATGCAGGAGGAGGTCGTGCGGCTGCACCGCGAGGAGGGCCGCACGATGGTCTTCATCACCCACGACCTGACCGAGGCGCTGCGCCTGGGCGACCGCATCGCCCTGATGCGCGACGGCCGGATCGTGCAGCTCGGCACGCCCGAGGAGATCGTGGGCGCCCCCGCCGACGACTACGTACGGGAATTCGTCCGCGATGTCCCCCGCGAGCAGGTCATGACCGTCCGCCGCGCCATGCGCCCCGCCGACACCGACGAGGCCGAGCGCGGCGCGGCGATCGCCCCGGACGCCACGGTCTCGGAGGCCATCGAGGCCGTCGCGCGGACCGGCTTCGCCGTACGGGTCATGGACGAAGGCCGCTGCCTGGGCATCGTCGACCACGAGCGGCTCATCGCGGCCGTCGGCGGCGCCCCGGCCCCCGCCACCACGGGTGCTCCCGCCACCGGCGAGGAGGCGGTATAGATGACCGCCGCCGTCACCGCCGCCCCGCCGTCGAAGACCGGCACGGGCGGCCTCAAGAACCTCAAGCCGCGCCACCGCGCCCTCGGCAAGCTCCTGCTGCTCGCCGTCGCCGCGGCGGTCCTCGTGCCGATTGCCACCGCCCAGTGGTCCGGGGCGAGTTGGCCGCACGCCCTCACCGTCGACGTGTCCGAACCGCTCGGCAGGGCCAGCGACTGGATCATCGACAACCGGGACAGCTCACCCCTGTTCCTGTACTTCCTCGGCCACGTCAGCAACGCGCTGATCATCGCCATCCGCGCCGTCTACGTCGTGCTCCTCGCCGCCGGCTGGGCGGGCGTCACCGCCGCCGCGGGCCTGATCGCCTGGCGCGTCGCGGGCTGGCGCCTCGCCGCGTCCGCCGTCGTCGCGTTCCTCGCCTGCGGCGCCCTCGGCATGTGGGTGCCGACCATGCAGACGCTCGCGCTGATGGTCGTCGCCGTGCTCGCCTCGGTCGTGCTCGGCGCCCTGCTCGGCCTCGCCGCGGGCCTCAGCGAGCGCATGTTCCGCGTGCTGCGCCCGGTCCTCGACACCATGCAGGTGCTGCCCGCGTACGCGTATCTGCTCCCGGTCGTCCTGATCTTCGGCATGGGTGTCCCGGCCGCGGTGCTCGCCACCGTCGTCTACGCCGCCCCGCCCATGGCCCGCCTGACCGCGCTCGGCCTGCGCTCCGCCGACGGCGGCGTCATGGAGGCCGTCACCTCGCTCGGCGCGACGGCCCGCCAGCGCCTGTTCTCCGCGCGCCTGCCGCTGGCCCGGAAGGAACTCCTCCTCGGCCTCAACCAGACGATCATGATGGCCCTGTCGATGGCCGTCATCGCCTCCGTCATCGGCGCCGCCGGCCTCGGTGACCGCGTCTACCAGGCGCTCGCCTCGGTCGACGTCGGCGCCGCGCTCGCCGCGGGCATCCCGATCGTGCTGCTCGCCGTGATCCTCGACCGGGTCACCGGCGCGGCGGGCGAGAAGATCGGCTCGCACGAGGCACCGGCCCGCTGGAAGTGGGGCGTCGTCGCGGCGGGCACGCTCGTCGTCGCGCTCGTGGCCCGTTTCGCGGACCGGCTCGACTGGCCGGACGCCTGGGTCGTGAACATCGCGCCGACCGTGAACGACGCCGTCGACTGGATGACCGACCACCTCTACACCGGCGTCCCGTACGTCGGCGGCACCGCCGACTGGGCCGCGCACTTCACCACCTGGATCCTCGACCCGGTCCGCTCGGGCCTGACCTGGCTCCCGTGGTGGTCCGTCCTCCTGATCGTCGCCGCGCTGGCCTGGCTGATCGGCACCTGGCGCACCGCGCTGACCGCCGTCCTCGCCATGGCCGCGATCGGCTACCTCGGCGTGTGGAAGGCGTCCCTCGACACGCTCTCCCAGGTCCTGGCCGCCGTCGCGGTGACCCTGGTCCTCGGTTTCGCGATCGGCATCGCGGCGGCCCGCAGCAACCGTTTCGAACGCCTGCTCCGCCCGGTCCTGGACGTCTTCCAGACGATGCCGCAGTTCGTGTACCTGATCCCGGTCGTCGCCCTGTTCGGCGTCGGCCGCGCCCCGGCCGTCGCGGCGGCCGTCGTGTACGCCCTTCCGGCCGTCGTCCGCATCACCACGCAGGGCCTGCGCCAGGTCGACCCGGCGGCGCTCGAAGCCTCCCGCTCGATGGGCGCGACCACGGCCCAGCAGCTCCGCCAGGTCCAACTCCCGCTCGCGCGACCCGCGTTGCTTCTCGCCGTCAACCAGGGCGTCGTGCTGACCCTCGCCGTCGTCATCATCGGCGGCCTGGTCGGCGGTGGCGCGCTCGGCTACGACGTCGTGTTCGGCCTCGCCCAGGGCGACCTGGCCACCGGCCTGGTCGCGGGCGCCGCCATCGTCTGCCTGGGCCTGATGCTGGACCGGGTGACGCAGCCGACGGGCCGCCGCACGCACGAAGGAAAGGGGGCGTGAGCAGGATGAAGCACACTCATCGCTGTGCGGCCGTGGTCGCCGCCTCCGGAGCCCTTCTGGCCGTGACCGGTCTGACGGGCTGCGGCGCGGCGGACATGACGAAGCAGTCGTCGCCGTTCGCCAACGCCAAGGGCGCCAAGACGGTGACCCTCTCCGTCCAGTCCTGGGTCGGCGCCCAGGCCAACGTGGCCGTCGCCCAGTACCTCCTGGAGCACGAGCTCGGCTACCGCGTCGACACCGTCCAGGTCGACGAGGTCCCCGCCTGGGACGCCCTCAGCCAGGGCCGCGTCGACGCGATCCTGGAGGACTGGGGCCACCCCGACCAGGAGGCCCGCTACGTCAAGGACAAGAAGACCATCGTCGCGGGCGGCGGCCTCGGCGTCACCGGCCACATCGGCTGGTTCGTCCCGACGTACTTCGCGAAGCAGCACCCGGACATCACGAACTGGAAGAACCTCGACAAGTACGCGGATCAGCTCAAGACCGCCGAGAGCGGCGGCAAGGGCCAGCTCCTCGACGGCTCACCCTCGTACGTCACGAACGACAAGGCGCTGGTCCAGAACCTGAAGCTGAACTACCAGGTCGTCTTCTCCGGCTCGGAAGCCGCGCAGATCACCCAGATCAAGCAGTTCGCGAAGCAGAAGAAGCCGTTCCTGACGTACTGGTACACCCCGCAGTGGCTGTCGAAGCAGGTCCCGATGACGGAGGTGAAGCTGCCCCCGTACAAGGAGGGCTGCGACGCCGACCCGAAGAAGATCACCTGCGCCTATCCGACGACACCGCTCCAGAAGTTCTTCAACGCGGACTTCGCGAAGTCGGGCGGCGAGGCGGCGGCCTTCCTGAAGAAGTTCCGCTGGACGACGGACGACCAGAACGAGGTCTCCCTCCTGATCGCCGACAAGAAGCTGTCGCCGGAGGCTGCGGCGAAGAAGTGGGTCGACGGTCACCGGTCCACGTGGGAGGCGTGGCTGCCAAAGTAGCCGTGCCCCGTACCGTCGGCCCGCGTGTCGGATCAGACGCGCGGGCCGTCGTGCACATTGTGCTGGCTCAGCTCGACGGCGAGCCGGGAGGCGGTGACGAAGTCGCGGTCGTCGTGGAGGACCACCAGACCGTGGTGTGCCGCGGTTGCGCACAGTTGGAGGTCCACGGCGGAGAGAGCCTGGTGGCAGCCGGCGTCGGCGGCGCGTCGCTGCAGGCCGCCGATCCACAGACCGGCGTTCTTGGGTACCGCCACATCGCCGTAGAGGTCGGTGAACATGGAGCTGAGGCCGTCGAACTCAACCAAGTTCCTTGCGG is a genomic window containing:
- a CDS encoding MDR family MFS transporter; its protein translation is MPDSLSVRWAMLGVMLAMLLSMLDNNIVGTSMPTIVRDLGGAAHLSWVVIAYTLTTAVSTPVWGKLGDLYSRKRVFLISIGVFLAGSVLSGAAQDMGQLIGFRVVQGLGAGGLGGLAFALIGSLVPPRERGRYQGMTAAVMALGTIGGPLVGGLVTGHLGWRWAFYINLPLGLIAFAWCALMLPADRPADRAKVRIDWAGIALLTLTISAVVLATSWGGVRYAWGSWQVAGLLVAAVAGLAAFLAVQRRVSEPVLPLRVFAHRNFGLASVMMLALGVVMFGASLYLPLFQQTVQHTSVTDSGLLLVPLMAPVVIVSQIGGRVMSRTGRYKIFPVLGGVFLVAGTALLSTMGTGTSAVTASVYMVVTGIGMGFFTQMTTTIAQNSVEPRDLGVASSGTNLFRTLGASVGLAVFGMLFNRATARGTSASSVASGTHQIFLLAAIVSALALVAALAVKEVPLRGPGGATRLPAPQQAFSRSSPRP
- a CDS encoding TetR family transcriptional regulator yields the protein MTVEPLGRRERKKAATRQALADAALRLFLEHGYDQVGIRDIAEAADVSTTTLFKHFSGKEALVFDLDEGQEEDLVAAVRDRPEGRTILRSLRELAHRYQELDPSDAEGARFRELIDGTRALREYAERMWLRHRTALARAIAEDTGAPEGDPASEALAAFALQAIRVGDSPEGVDIAFDILERGWDATRSQ
- a CDS encoding aldehyde dehydrogenase family protein, encoding MSAQQTIHVGGEWRGAASGATREIIDPADATPFAVIAEGGAEDADAAIAAARRAFDEGPWPHTPVAERAALLRRVADLLVRDREKIGLLESRDAGKTVEEGRVDVDCVADAFRYFADLVVGEGAGRVVDAGSDDIHSVVVHEPVGVCSMITPWNYPLLQASWKIAPALAAGNTFVIKPSEITPLTTVVLVELLAEAGLPDGVANLVTGPGATVGARLADHPDVDLVSFTGGLVSGTKVAQAAAASVKKVALELGGKNPNVVFADACETEDGFDTAVDQALNAAFIHSGQVCSAGSRLIIEESVRERFVAELARRAEKIRLGRGTEKDVECGPLVSEQQRDKTESFVASALAEGAVPRCGGKRPEPSDVRPATGYFYEPTVLDQCHREMRVVREETFGPILTVETFRTEDEAVALANDTEYGLAGAVWTADAGRARRVAGRLRHGTVWINDFHPYLPQAEWGGFGKSGVGRELGPAGLAEYRETKHIYQNLAPRPVRWFAG
- a CDS encoding GMC oxidoreductase, which gives rise to MYDYVIVGGGTAGSVIASRLTEDPGVTVAVIEGGPSDIGRDDVLTLRRWLGLLGGDLDYGYTTTEQPRGNSHILHSRAKVLGGCSSHNTLISFKPLPGDWDEWAAAGATGWDHKAMDPYFGKLRNNIVAVGELDRNAIARDFVEAAQAATGVPRVDGFNKAPFKDGVGFFDLAYHPENNKRSSASVAYLHPHMEAGDRPNLTLLLETWAHKLEFVDGTRASGVRVRTKDGEEKLITARREVVVCAGAVDTPRLLLHSGIGPKADLEKLGIPVVHDLPGVGENLLDHPESVIVWETDGPIPDNSAMDSDAGLFIQRDPEAAGPDLMFHFYQIPFTDNPERLGYEKPEHGVSMTPNIPKPKSRGRLYLTSADPEAKPALDFRYFTDEDDYDGRTLVDGIRIAREIAKTQPLAGWLKREVCPGPDVTSDEELSEYARKVAHTVYHPAGTCRIGSADDELAVVDPELRIRGLRSIRIADASVFPTMPAVNPMIGVLMVGEKCAELIGGDA
- a CDS encoding glycine betaine/L-proline ABC transporter ATP-binding protein — translated: MSTATDPRTETGTETVFSVRNLWKVFGPKAERVPQQQELADLDAAGLRARTGCTAAVRDVSFDVRRGEVFVVMGLSGSGKSTLVRCLTRLIEPTSGELSIHGEDVLAMDKSRLRALRRRRAAMVFQHFGLLPHRTVLDNVAYGLEIQGVGRAERRARAAEVVAKVGLEGLEDRRPGQLSGGQQQRVGLARALAVDPEVLLFDEPFSALDPLIRRDMQEEVVRLHREEGRTMVFITHDLTEALRLGDRIALMRDGRIVQLGTPEEIVGAPADDYVREFVRDVPREQVMTVRRAMRPADTDEAERGAAIAPDATVSEAIEAVARTGFAVRVMDEGRCLGIVDHERLIAAVGGAPAPATTGAPATGEEAV
- a CDS encoding ABC transporter permease subunit, with protein sequence MTAAVTAAPPSKTGTGGLKNLKPRHRALGKLLLLAVAAAVLVPIATAQWSGASWPHALTVDVSEPLGRASDWIIDNRDSSPLFLYFLGHVSNALIIAIRAVYVVLLAAGWAGVTAAAGLIAWRVAGWRLAASAVVAFLACGALGMWVPTMQTLALMVVAVLASVVLGALLGLAAGLSERMFRVLRPVLDTMQVLPAYAYLLPVVLIFGMGVPAAVLATVVYAAPPMARLTALGLRSADGGVMEAVTSLGATARQRLFSARLPLARKELLLGLNQTIMMALSMAVIASVIGAAGLGDRVYQALASVDVGAALAAGIPIVLLAVILDRVTGAAGEKIGSHEAPARWKWGVVAAGTLVVALVARFADRLDWPDAWVVNIAPTVNDAVDWMTDHLYTGVPYVGGTADWAAHFTTWILDPVRSGLTWLPWWSVLLIVAALAWLIGTWRTALTAVLAMAAIGYLGVWKASLDTLSQVLAAVAVTLVLGFAIGIAAARSNRFERLLRPVLDVFQTMPQFVYLIPVVALFGVGRAPAVAAAVVYALPAVVRITTQGLRQVDPAALEASRSMGATTAQQLRQVQLPLARPALLLAVNQGVVLTLAVVIIGGLVGGGALGYDVVFGLAQGDLATGLVAGAAIVCLGLMLDRVTQPTGRRTHEGKGA
- a CDS encoding ABC transporter substrate-binding protein, whose amino-acid sequence is MKHTHRCAAVVAASGALLAVTGLTGCGAADMTKQSSPFANAKGAKTVTLSVQSWVGAQANVAVAQYLLEHELGYRVDTVQVDEVPAWDALSQGRVDAILEDWGHPDQEARYVKDKKTIVAGGGLGVTGHIGWFVPTYFAKQHPDITNWKNLDKYADQLKTAESGGKGQLLDGSPSYVTNDKALVQNLKLNYQVVFSGSEAAQITQIKQFAKQKKPFLTYWYTPQWLSKQVPMTEVKLPPYKEGCDADPKKITCAYPTTPLQKFFNADFAKSGGEAAAFLKKFRWTTDDQNEVSLLIADKKLSPEAAAKKWVDGHRSTWEAWLPK
- a CDS encoding PIN domain-containing protein translates to MKYLLDSSALWRLLRDRKLHESWHETIADGEIASCYPQRTEVLTSARNLVEFDGLSSMFTDLYGDVAVPKNAGLWIGGLQRRAADAGCHQALSAVDLQLCATAAHHGLVVLHDDRDFVTASRLAVELSQHNVHDGPRV